One Bremerella sp. JC817 genomic window carries:
- a CDS encoding aminoglycoside phosphotransferase family protein, whose product MTTKFRKRTKATFCRSVGKIYPTLSSRRNCSILRTRFWERKPGCINKIDSQPRLSRFSRGGLGRKIERKKQQEMTSHTSPLEPVLFRFPAIHGLGGQIEPCRGGLSGSKAWKVVGRSKSFCLKRMPIDFPVKLLQSIHAAVQARRQQGMTTLPSFIAADNGETYVQHQNRFWELQEWLPGEPLTSPPDRRQKQEMLGLIAQFHALSSDISPALEVSPGAERRLAMFQHWNEINIPHTHAQISKLGHPQWQFWLHALVDSFVAYRQPLGLLVQQMQAERTTLRTCIGDPRLENFRFDGQKFVGMFDLGSLRRDSIALDVSRLAGEMSTEGVVDWEEVFALLPASQRLTPSEERLAIELDAANVLLTGLNWVQWLITDGYSFENCDQVSFRLQHFHTRMLKIDGHLAWKI is encoded by the coding sequence ATGACAACGAAATTCAGAAAACGTACCAAAGCGACGTTCTGCCGAAGCGTTGGGAAAATATACCCTACTCTAAGCAGCCGCCGTAATTGTTCTATTCTGCGCACGAGATTTTGGGAAAGAAAACCCGGTTGTATCAATAAAATTGATTCACAACCGCGATTATCCCGATTTTCCCGCGGCGGACTGGGACGGAAAATAGAACGGAAAAAACAGCAGGAAATGACTAGCCATACGTCTCCACTCGAACCGGTTCTTTTCAGATTTCCCGCGATCCACGGGTTGGGCGGGCAGATCGAGCCATGTCGAGGTGGACTGAGTGGAAGTAAGGCCTGGAAAGTGGTCGGGCGCTCCAAGTCCTTCTGCCTTAAGCGTATGCCGATCGACTTTCCGGTCAAACTTCTCCAGTCGATCCACGCCGCGGTTCAGGCTCGTCGGCAGCAAGGAATGACCACCCTGCCCTCCTTCATCGCGGCCGACAACGGCGAAACCTATGTCCAGCACCAAAACCGCTTCTGGGAACTTCAAGAGTGGCTGCCCGGCGAGCCACTAACGTCCCCGCCAGATCGGCGTCAGAAGCAGGAAATGCTAGGCCTGATCGCCCAATTCCATGCGTTGTCGAGCGACATCAGTCCGGCGTTGGAAGTCTCGCCCGGCGCCGAGCGGCGTCTGGCGATGTTCCAGCACTGGAACGAGATCAACATTCCCCACACCCACGCCCAGATCAGCAAACTCGGGCACCCGCAATGGCAGTTCTGGCTGCACGCATTGGTCGACAGTTTCGTTGCGTATCGTCAACCGCTAGGTTTGCTGGTGCAGCAAATGCAGGCCGAGCGAACGACACTTCGCACCTGTATTGGCGACCCGCGACTGGAAAACTTCCGCTTCGATGGTCAGAAGTTCGTAGGCATGTTCGACCTCGGATCGCTGCGACGTGACAGCATCGCCTTGGATGTTTCGCGACTGGCAGGTGAAATGTCCACTGAGGGTGTTGTCGACTGGGAAGAGGTATTTGCGCTACTTCCTGCCTCGCAAAGGCTTACCCCTTCGGAAGAGCGGTTAGCGATCGAACTCGACGCGGCCAACGTACTACTTACAGGGCTCAATTGGGTACAGTGGCTCATAACCGACGGTTACAGTTTTGAAAACTGTGACCAAGTCAGTTTCCGCCTCCAGCATTTCCATACACGAATGCTGAAAATCGACGGGCATTTGGCCTGGAAAATCTAA
- a CDS encoding thioredoxin family protein encodes MKRIAPLAVALILCCLPTLGFAQGFGGGDLFQGIEGFDDFGGNQNDPNLEVSAKFFVDPSGTHGRIDVKASVGSGWCLYSITQPKGGPIATKIKIEENPAILAVGNFTPDHKPKIVPPDKIIRVAQEKFYDTVTWSAPILLANGTDAETLKLDVKLVGQSCHDKGTCFPVSGDAVAKFGGTEKIAKDETLLPEVATKPSAAIPPTDYKLQGTIGDYKAESGHAIISGKFEPAQVSPGDKITVSLSIKPTGDYHVYAYSPTDSEFSYKATVVGLGEQTPWLSMKPKTENPVVEKPLIEGLPDIVRYHEGVTTWTFTVQIPIDAQPGKYPLVGYLGYQTCTNTTCDRPSAVMFEGVVQVGDKAGTDSSPLAFSKAPYSTAAERAKITNAEVQEALGETSMAMPPLRGNAGDHQPEAKAVAPPVPLKDSIAWEVLNPPENASLGWIILLSFIGGAILNLMPCVLPVVGLKILSFVNQAGKHRGQVFMLNLIYSAGVIFVFMILAVFSSSLNLIVEAIAPPTEGAAAGSDGLAWGQWSGDWRYILAMIVLVYTMGLSMLGVWELTMPSFLGSGSVASASNQSGYGGAFFKGIVTTLLSTPCSGPFLGPVFGYTISQPVFVTFLVFGFIGLGMASPYLIIGINPRLIAFLPKPGNWMVAFKQIMGFVMMLTVVYLMYTLQDEWVVPTLVLLVALGAACWMLGQVHTLEHKSSRIATTIGAFVVAIGVGVFSFTSLVEGEAHDGQIAWDTYAEERWPALENDIYARQKAGETVMVDFTADWCPTCKFNYYTAINTAGVGAVVDEHKIVPMLVDWTNTTHDNSGKVQSFINKLGSNSIPLLAIFPGGQPGKVYVLSDLLTESKVIESLNAAQETSSSVVKQTAMNE; translated from the coding sequence ATGAAGCGTATTGCCCCCCTCGCCGTGGCATTAATTCTTTGCTGCTTGCCTACCCTGGGTTTCGCCCAAGGTTTTGGCGGCGGCGATCTGTTCCAGGGGATCGAAGGTTTCGACGACTTTGGCGGCAACCAGAACGATCCGAACTTGGAAGTCTCGGCGAAGTTCTTTGTCGATCCTTCCGGCACCCATGGCCGGATCGACGTGAAAGCCTCCGTCGGTAGTGGCTGGTGCTTGTACTCGATCACGCAGCCTAAGGGTGGCCCGATCGCGACGAAGATCAAGATCGAAGAAAACCCAGCGATCCTCGCCGTGGGCAACTTCACCCCTGACCATAAGCCAAAGATCGTTCCTCCTGATAAGATCATTCGCGTCGCTCAAGAGAAGTTCTACGACACGGTGACCTGGAGTGCTCCGATCTTGTTGGCCAACGGCACCGATGCCGAAACGCTGAAGCTCGACGTCAAGCTCGTCGGTCAAAGCTGCCACGACAAGGGAACCTGCTTCCCCGTTTCCGGCGACGCCGTCGCAAAGTTCGGTGGCACTGAAAAGATCGCCAAAGACGAAACGCTGCTGCCAGAAGTCGCGACCAAGCCAAGTGCCGCGATTCCACCGACCGACTACAAGCTGCAAGGCACCATCGGCGACTACAAAGCGGAATCGGGCCACGCGATCATCAGCGGTAAGTTCGAGCCAGCCCAGGTCTCTCCTGGTGACAAGATTACCGTCTCGCTCAGCATCAAGCCAACCGGCGACTATCACGTTTACGCTTACTCGCCAACCGATTCGGAGTTCAGCTACAAGGCGACCGTCGTTGGTCTGGGCGAACAGACGCCATGGCTTTCGATGAAGCCAAAGACCGAGAACCCCGTCGTCGAGAAGCCACTGATCGAAGGTCTGCCTGACATCGTGCGTTACCACGAAGGAGTCACGACCTGGACGTTTACCGTTCAGATTCCGATCGATGCTCAGCCGGGCAAATACCCGCTGGTCGGTTACCTCGGCTACCAGACCTGCACCAACACAACGTGCGATCGTCCTTCGGCTGTGATGTTTGAAGGCGTGGTTCAGGTCGGCGACAAGGCCGGCACCGATTCCTCTCCTCTCGCCTTCTCGAAGGCTCCTTATTCGACCGCGGCCGAGCGAGCCAAGATCACCAACGCCGAAGTCCAAGAAGCGTTGGGCGAAACCAGCATGGCTATGCCGCCACTGCGAGGCAATGCTGGTGACCACCAGCCAGAAGCCAAGGCCGTGGCCCCGCCCGTTCCGCTGAAGGACAGCATTGCCTGGGAAGTGCTCAATCCACCAGAAAACGCCAGCCTCGGCTGGATCATCCTGCTGAGCTTTATTGGCGGGGCGATCTTGAACCTGATGCCATGCGTGTTGCCGGTGGTTGGCTTGAAGATCTTGTCGTTCGTTAACCAGGCGGGCAAACATCGCGGTCAGGTGTTCATGCTGAACCTGATTTACTCGGCCGGCGTGATCTTCGTGTTTATGATCCTGGCGGTCTTCTCGTCGTCGTTGAATTTGATTGTCGAAGCCATTGCTCCACCGACCGAAGGAGCTGCCGCAGGGTCCGACGGCTTGGCTTGGGGCCAATGGAGCGGTGACTGGCGATACATCCTGGCGATGATCGTGCTGGTCTATACGATGGGCCTGAGCATGCTGGGCGTCTGGGAACTGACGATGCCAAGCTTCCTGGGAAGTGGCAGCGTCGCGAGTGCCTCGAATCAGTCGGGGTACGGGGGTGCGTTCTTCAAAGGGATCGTTACCACGCTATTATCGACGCCTTGCAGTGGTCCCTTCCTGGGCCCTGTGTTCGGCTATACGATCTCGCAGCCAGTCTTCGTCACCTTCCTGGTGTTCGGGTTCATTGGTCTGGGGATGGCTTCGCCTTACTTGATCATTGGTATCAACCCACGTTTGATCGCCTTTCTGCCGAAGCCTGGCAATTGGATGGTCGCCTTCAAGCAGATCATGGGTTTCGTCATGATGCTGACGGTCGTCTACCTGATGTACACGCTGCAGGACGAATGGGTCGTGCCAACCCTGGTTCTGCTGGTCGCCTTAGGAGCCGCCTGCTGGATGCTTGGTCAGGTCCATACGCTGGAGCACAAATCATCTCGCATCGCGACGACGATAGGTGCTTTTGTGGTGGCGATTGGTGTTGGTGTTTTCTCGTTCACCAGCTTGGTCGAAGGGGAAGCCCACGACGGGCAAATCGCCTGGGACACCTACGCCGAAGAACGTTGGCCAGCCCTGGAAAACGACATTTATGCCCGGCAGAAAGCTGGCGAAACAGTGATGGTTGACTTCACGGCCGACTGGTGCCCGACCTGTAAGTTCAACTACTACACCGCGATTAACACTGCTGGCGTCGGTGCCGTGGTCGACGAACACAAGATCGTGCCCATGCTGGTCGACTGGACCAACACCACGCACGACAACTCAGGCAAGGTGCAAAGCTTCATCAACAAGCTCGGGTCGAACAGCATCCCGCTGCTCGCCATTTTCCCTGGCGGCCAGCCTGGCAAGGTCTACGTGCTGAGCGACCTGCTCACCGAATCGAAAGTGATCGAAAGCCTGAACGCGGCTCAAGAAACTTCAAGCAGCGTGGTGAAGCAGACCGCGATGAACGAATAA
- the hisG gene encoding ATP phosphoribosyltransferase, with protein sequence MENFRIGIPSKGRLAEVATELLGDAGLKFRRQDRSLFARVRDMPIDITFLRTDDIPVLCAEGAIDMGITGSDLVQEAEVEVDTRMELGVGKCRLALCVPEDTSWNTVEDMKQCRVATSFPNVTRQYLEANGAHPHLVNLSGSVEVMISLGIADAIVDLVETGSTLAANRLKIFAEIGSYETVLIQNKQKRMPELADRIVRRLEGVVIARDYSLLEYNIRRENLAAAEAITPGFNSPTINPLEDEAWCAVRAMVKRKEVIDVMEKLEQLGASAILQTNIANCRL encoded by the coding sequence ATGGAAAACTTTCGTATCGGCATTCCCAGCAAAGGGCGTCTGGCTGAGGTCGCCACGGAACTATTAGGCGACGCTGGACTGAAATTCCGTCGCCAGGACCGCAGCTTGTTCGCTCGGGTGCGCGACATGCCGATCGACATCACCTTCCTGCGAACCGATGACATTCCGGTTTTGTGTGCCGAAGGTGCTATCGACATGGGGATCACCGGCAGCGACCTGGTTCAAGAAGCGGAAGTCGAAGTCGATACCCGCATGGAACTAGGCGTTGGCAAGTGCCGCCTGGCATTGTGCGTTCCGGAAGATACCAGCTGGAACACGGTCGAAGACATGAAGCAGTGTCGCGTGGCGACCAGCTTCCCGAACGTGACCCGTCAGTATCTGGAAGCGAACGGGGCCCATCCACACCTGGTGAACCTGTCTGGCTCGGTCGAAGTGATGATCTCGCTAGGCATCGCCGACGCGATTGTCGACCTGGTTGAAACCGGCAGCACGCTGGCCGCGAACCGATTGAAGATCTTCGCCGAAATCGGCAGCTACGAAACGGTGTTGATCCAGAACAAGCAGAAGCGGATGCCGGAACTGGCCGACCGCATCGTTCGTCGCCTGGAAGGTGTGGTGATCGCTCGCGACTATTCGCTGCTGGAATACAACATCCGCCGCGAAAACCTGGCCGCCGCCGAAGCGATTACGCCGGGCTTCAACTCGCCAACGATCAACCCGCTGGAAGACGAAGCCTGGTGTGCCGTCCGCGCGATGGTCAAACGCAAAGAAGTGATCGACGTGATGGAAAAGCTCGAACAACTCGGAGCATCCGCGATCCTGCAGACCAACATCGCCAACTGCCGCCTGTAG
- a CDS encoding phosphoribosyl-ATP diphosphatase, translated as MNVLAALMAVIEDRRANPPEKSYTTKLFNGGVPKIGEKIMEEAAEVVEAAGEEGDEGRQHLIYEAGDLIYHLFVMLGHKGIALEEVEAELGRRFGVSGIDEKASRPQK; from the coding sequence GTGAACGTCTTGGCCGCCCTGATGGCGGTGATCGAAGACCGTCGCGCGAACCCACCTGAGAAATCGTACACCACGAAGTTGTTCAACGGCGGCGTCCCTAAGATCGGCGAAAAGATCATGGAAGAAGCCGCCGAAGTGGTCGAAGCCGCCGGCGAAGAGGGAGACGAAGGGCGTCAGCATTTGATCTACGAAGCGGGCGACCTGATTTATCACTTGTTCGTCATGCTGGGGCACAAAGGAATCGCCCTGGAAGAAGTCGAAGCGGAACTGGGCCGACGATTCGGTGTTTCGGGCATCGACGAAAAAGCTTCCCGCCCCCAAAAGTAA
- the miaA gene encoding tRNA (adenosine(37)-N6)-dimethylallyltransferase MiaA → MTNPSTDKEFTFLDCWFLSGATASGKTRIGLQLAKKINAEIVALDSMSLYRDMDIGTAKPTAAEQSEVPHHLIDVLDPTENSSISHYLEMAQAAAIEIRSRGKEVLFVGGTPLYLKALLRGLSEGPAPDNAFRQALEEEASRVGNKALHDRLKMVDPLAANRIHENDIRRIIRALEVHHTTGQPMSHYQFEFDDHARPEDCRAFWLSWDRPTLHDRINARVDQMFEEGLVAEVERLLEKHSPLGTTALQAVGYQEVIDFLEGKQDLETSKDRVKARTRQFAKRQCTWFRSLNECREIPLEGELDANAVAEQIEQLGRASRT, encoded by the coding sequence ATGACGAATCCCTCGACAGACAAAGAGTTTACCTTCCTCGATTGCTGGTTTCTTTCCGGAGCGACCGCCAGCGGCAAGACGCGCATTGGGTTGCAGCTGGCCAAGAAAATTAACGCGGAAATCGTCGCGCTCGACTCGATGTCGCTCTATCGCGACATGGATATTGGCACCGCCAAGCCGACCGCAGCCGAGCAATCCGAGGTGCCTCATCACCTGATCGATGTGCTCGATCCGACCGAAAACTCGAGCATTTCGCACTACCTCGAGATGGCCCAGGCCGCCGCGATCGAAATCCGCAGCCGAGGCAAAGAAGTCCTGTTTGTCGGTGGAACGCCTCTTTATTTAAAGGCTCTGCTGCGAGGTCTCTCGGAAGGGCCGGCCCCTGATAACGCGTTCCGCCAGGCCCTGGAAGAGGAAGCAAGCCGGGTGGGTAACAAGGCTCTGCACGACCGATTGAAGATGGTCGATCCGCTGGCCGCCAATCGCATCCACGAAAACGACATCCGCCGAATCATTCGGGCCCTGGAAGTGCATCACACCACTGGCCAGCCGATGAGCCACTATCAATTCGAGTTCGACGATCATGCCCGACCCGAAGATTGTCGAGCCTTCTGGCTTTCGTGGGATCGCCCAACCCTGCACGACCGGATCAATGCCCGCGTCGATCAAATGTTCGAGGAAGGTCTGGTTGCCGAAGTCGAGCGTCTGCTCGAGAAGCATTCGCCGCTCGGCACGACTGCCCTGCAGGCCGTCGGCTACCAGGAGGTGATTGACTTCCTGGAAGGCAAACAAGATCTGGAAACCAGCAAAGATCGCGTCAAAGCCCGAACGCGTCAGTTTGCCAAGCGGCAATGCACATGGTTCCGCAGCTTGAACGAATGCCGCGAAATCCCGCTGGAAGGCGAGCTCGACGCCAATGCGGTCGCCGAGCAGATCGAACAACTAGGTCGCGCGAGTCGAACCTAG
- a CDS encoding menaquinone biosynthesis protein, with protein sequence MPELMGAKNTVNAVDKKPRVGAVRYLNTKPLVHGLDDADTPFSLTFDYPSHLADQLALGLLDVALIPSIEYFLGDGYRIITDACIGCLGPVWSVKIFFRTPPEQVRTLALDEGSRTSAALAKILLAERLGVRPQLQALPLGSDMRDCEADAILLIGDRAIHPPAIDAVEVWDLGETWVQWTGLPFVFAMWVARPGIQTEAISQALMHARNGGLDNLQMIAEREAPKHRLTTSECFHYFHDNLHFTLGPQEKAGLKRYYELAAGLDLAPSGRTPIYDDCEIAR encoded by the coding sequence TTGCCTGAACTGATGGGTGCGAAAAACACCGTGAACGCTGTCGACAAGAAGCCTCGCGTTGGGGCCGTCCGCTATTTGAACACCAAGCCGCTGGTGCATGGCTTGGACGACGCCGACACGCCGTTCAGCCTGACGTTCGACTACCCAAGCCATCTGGCCGATCAGCTTGCCCTGGGTCTGCTCGACGTGGCGTTGATTCCATCGATCGAGTACTTCCTCGGCGATGGCTATCGCATCATCACCGACGCCTGCATTGGCTGTCTCGGTCCGGTTTGGAGCGTGAAGATCTTCTTCCGCACGCCCCCGGAACAAGTCCGCACGCTGGCCCTCGACGAAGGTTCGCGAACCAGTGCCGCCCTGGCCAAGATTTTGCTGGCCGAGCGGTTGGGCGTCCGACCGCAGCTTCAAGCATTGCCGCTGGGCAGCGACATGCGTGATTGCGAAGCGGACGCCATCTTGCTGATCGGCGACCGAGCCATCCATCCGCCGGCGATCGATGCGGTGGAAGTTTGGGACCTGGGCGAGACCTGGGTCCAATGGACCGGCCTGCCATTTGTGTTTGCGATGTGGGTTGCCCGGCCTGGCATTCAAACCGAAGCGATCTCGCAGGCCCTGATGCATGCCCGCAACGGCGGACTCGACAATTTGCAGATGATTGCCGAACGCGAAGCACCGAAACATCGTCTGACGACGAGCGAGTGTTTCCACTACTTCCACGATAATTTACACTTCACCCTTGGCCCGCAGGAAAAGGCCGGACTGAAGCGTTACTACGAATTGGCCGCTGGGCTCGACCTGGCTCCCAGTGGCAGGACACCGATTTACGATGATTGCGAAATTGCTCGATAA
- the mqnC gene encoding cyclic dehypoxanthinyl futalosine synthase, whose translation MIAKLLDKAVAGERLTPEEGLQILESNDLLAIGKAADAVSRRMHPENYRTYNIDRNINYTNICTAVCHFCAFYRNPKSEEGYVVPREEILKKVEETVALGGDQILMQGGLHPKYKLEWYEELLSDIRTNFPQINLHAFSPPEIYHFTKVNKLPLREVLQRLKDAGLGSLPGGGAEILVDRVRNELTRGKVMTDDWLDVMRVWHELGGHSSATMMFGHVETLAERIEHLERLRQLQDETGGFTAYICWTFQPDHTDMAHIPARGTFEYLKTQAVSRLYLDNIHNIQSSWVTQGLKVGQLAMLYGANDMGSLMIEENVVAEAGTVHFLTLQEIRDAITELGFEPRQRNVHYELLPKEHEMKAVQANVLRDKELVTLS comes from the coding sequence ATGATTGCGAAATTGCTCGATAAAGCAGTCGCGGGCGAGCGACTGACACCTGAAGAAGGTCTGCAGATTCTCGAGTCGAACGACCTGCTGGCGATCGGCAAAGCAGCCGACGCGGTTTCGCGCCGGATGCATCCGGAGAACTACCGCACCTACAACATCGATCGCAACATCAACTATACGAACATCTGCACGGCGGTCTGCCACTTCTGCGCTTTCTATCGCAACCCGAAAAGCGAAGAAGGTTACGTCGTGCCGCGGGAAGAGATCCTGAAGAAGGTCGAAGAAACGGTTGCCCTTGGTGGGGATCAAATCTTGATGCAAGGTGGTCTGCATCCGAAGTACAAGCTGGAGTGGTACGAAGAACTGCTCAGCGACATTCGGACCAACTTCCCCCAGATCAACCTGCACGCGTTCAGCCCGCCCGAGATCTATCACTTCACCAAAGTCAACAAGCTGCCCCTGCGGGAAGTGCTTCAGCGTTTGAAAGACGCCGGCCTGGGTAGCTTGCCAGGCGGTGGTGCCGAGATTTTGGTCGATCGTGTTCGTAACGAACTGACCCGCGGCAAGGTGATGACCGACGACTGGCTCGACGTGATGCGAGTCTGGCACGAACTGGGAGGCCACAGTTCGGCGACGATGATGTTCGGTCACGTTGAAACCCTGGCCGAACGCATCGAGCATCTCGAACGCCTGCGTCAGCTACAGGACGAAACCGGCGGCTTCACGGCTTACATCTGCTGGACCTTCCAGCCAGACCACACCGACATGGCCCACATTCCGGCCCGCGGTACGTTCGAGTACCTGAAGACCCAGGCGGTCTCGCGGCTTTACCTCGACAACATCCACAACATTCAGTCGAGTTGGGTTACCCAGGGCCTGAAGGTGGGGCAGCTCGCCATGCTCTACGGAGCGAATGACATGGGCAGCTTGATGATCGAAGAGAACGTCGTGGCTGAGGCAGGTACCGTTCACTTCCTGACGCTGCAAGAGATTCGTGACGCGATTACCGAACTCGGTTTCGAGCCGCGTCAACGCAACGTCCACTACGAATTGCTGCCCAAAGAGCACGAGATGAAAGCCGTTCAGGCCAACGTGCTGCGGGACAAAGAACTGGTTACGCTCTCGTAA